The following coding sequences lie in one Primulina huaijiensis isolate GDHJ02 chromosome 2, ASM1229523v2, whole genome shotgun sequence genomic window:
- the LOC140970757 gene encoding probable phytol kinase 3, chloroplastic, whose protein sequence is MFSNNTLFNDVIATALSGGIALSLLGLWEETAKRGIFDQNLNRKIVHVTVGLVFMLCWPMFSNDATGAALAALIPGVNIIKMLLLGLGIWKDEKTVKSMSRFGDHRELIKGPLYYASTITWACFMYWRTSPIAIASICNLCAGDGMADIVGRHFGNQKLPYNSNKTIIGTVAMATAGFLASIGFMFYFSSFGYMQESPEMIIGFLIVSLVSALVESHPLSTKVDDNLTVPLASILVGSFVL, encoded by the exons ATGTTTTCCAACAACACGCTCTTCAACGACGTCATCGCCACCGCGTTGTCAGGCGGGATTGCCTTGTCTTTACTTGGACTATGGGAAGAAACGGCGAAAAGAGGGATCTTTGACCAG aatttaaataGGAAGATTGTACACGTAACTGTTGGATTAGTTTTCATGCTTTGCTGGCCAATGTTCAG TAATGATGCCACGGGAGCAGCTTTAGCAGCCCTTATTCCTGGGGTCAATATCATTAAGATGCTTCTTTTGGGACTTGGAATTTGGAAAGATGAGAAAACTGTCAAGTCAATGAGCAGATTTGGGGACCATAG GGAACTCATTAAGGGGCCATTGTACTATGCCTCCACGATCACatgggcatgttttatgtacTGGAGAACTTCTCCTATAGCGATTGCATCAATCTGTAACCTCTGTGCTGGAGATG GCATGGCAGATATTGTGGGGAGGCATTTCGGAAATCAGAAACTTCCTTACAACAGCAACAAAACAATTATTGGCACTGTCGCTATGGCAACTGCTGGTTTCTTGGCCTCCATCGG ATTCATGTTCTATTTCTCTTCCTTTGGTTACATGCAAGAAAGCCCGGAGATGATTATTGGGTTCTTGATCGTGTCCCTTGTTTCTGCTCTTGTTGAatcccatccactgagcaccaAGGTTGATGACAATCTGACG
- the LOC140970760 gene encoding ribonucleoside-diphosphate reductase small chain-like, with translation MPSIPEEPLLAANPDRFCMFPIEYPQIWEMYKKAEASFWTAEEVDLSQDLSHWDALTADEKHFIKHVLAFFAASDGIVLENLAGRFMKEVQVSEARAFYGFQIAIENIHSEMYSLLLETYIKDSAEKNHLFRAMDTVPCVERKAKWALRWIDGSESFAERLIAFACVEGIFFSGSFCAIFWLKKRGLMPGLTFSNELISRDEGLHCDFACMLYGLLRMKPSEEKVKGLVRDAVDIEREFVCDALPCALVGMNEKLMSQYIEFVADRLLNALGYSKFYGVQNPFDWMELISLQGKTNFFEKRVGEYQKASVMSSLNGNGYNHVFKLDEDF, from the coding sequence ATGCCGTCAATCCCGGAAGAACCTCTCCTTGCGGCGAACCCAGACCGCTTCTGCATGTTCCCTATTGAGTACCCTCAGATCTGGGAAATGTACAAGAAGGCCGAAGCTTCCTTTTGGACTGCCGAGGAGGTTGATTTGTCGCAGGACCTCAGCCATTGGGACGCCCTCACCGCCGATGAGAAGCATTTCATCAAACATGTTTTGGCCTTCTTTGCTGCCTCCGACGGTATCGTTTTGGAGAATTTAGCTGGTAGGTTCATGAAGGAAGTCCAGGTTTCTGAGGCTCGCGCGTTTTATGGATTCCAGATTGCCATTGAGAACATCCACTCTGAGATGTATAGTCTTCTGCTCGAAACTTATATAAAGGATTCGGCAGAGAAGAATCACCTCTTCCGAGCGATGGACACTGTCCCTTGTGTGGAGAGGAAGGCCAAGTGGGCTCTACGCTGGATCGATGGCTCCGAATCTTTTGCCGAGCGATTAATCGCCTTCGCCTGTGTTGAAGGAATATTCTTCTCCGGAAGCTTCTGTGctatattttggttgaaaaaacGCGGTCTTATGCCGGGATTAACTTTTTCAAACGAGTTAATCTCGAGAGACGAGGGTCTGCACTGTGACTTCGCATGCATGTTGTACGGTTTGCTGAGAATGAAGCCGAGTGAGGAAAAGGTGAAGGGCCTTGTGAGGGATGCGGTGGACATAGAGAGGGAATTCGTCTGCGATGCTCTTCCTTGCGCGTTGGTGGGGATGAATGAGAAGTTGATGAGCCAATACATTGAATTTGTGGCCGATAGATTACTGAACGCTCTGGGATACAGCAAGTTTTACGGAGTGCAGAACCCGTTCGATTGGATGGAATTGATCAGTCTGCAGGGCAAGACAAATTTCTTTGAGAAGAGGGTCGGGGAGTACCAGAAAGCTTCGGTGATGTCGAGTTTGAATGGTAATGGATATAACCACGTCTTCAAACTCGATGAAGATTTCTGA
- the LOC140970759 gene encoding SWI/SNF complex component SNF12 homolog, with protein MSANSGNPPKNVGASPPFMNSFPVNPSGQQQVPPGFPGQFQLSQLSATQIQAITQAQSKAQAQAAHVQFQAQLQAAQGLAFNQAHAGGISNMGSPSPSISGAGSAGAKWFSQKPPVRPTFSPPTYSPSPMRPMDAAAAAAARKKKQKLPEKQLQERVATILPESALYTQLLEFESRVDAALTRKKIDIQEALKTPPCIQKMLRIYVFNTYANQIRTIPKKPNAESPTWTLKIVGRIVEEGMDPEQAALMQPSPVTPKFSSFFKRVTITLDQKLYPDNHLIIWDSARSPAPHEGFEVKRKGDQEFTASIRLEINYVPEKYKLAPALVDVLGIEVDTRARIMAAVWHYVKARKLQCPDDPSSFNCDPPLQKVFGETRTKFTTVAQRITQHLFPPQPIHLEHRIKLSGNTPVGTACYDVLVDVPFPIQRELHALLANTEKTKEIDGCDEAICAAIRKIHEHRRRRAFFLGFSQSPIEFINILIDSQSRDLKLVTGEASRNAEKERGSDFYSQPWVEDAVIRYLNRKPPADVPAST; from the exons ATGTCAGCAAATAGCGGTAACCCACCAAAGAATGTTGGAGCTTCACCTCCCTTTATGAATTCTTTTCCCGTGAATCCATCTGGTCAGCAACAAGTGCCACCAGGCTTTCCAGGTCAGTTTCAGCTGTCCCAGCTTTCTGCAACTCAGATCCAAGCCATTACTCAGGCTCAGTCAAAGGCTCAGGCCCAAGCAGCTCACGTGCAATTCCAAGCCCAGTTGCAAGCTGCTCAGGGCCTTGCATTTAACCAGGCTCATGCTGGAGGGATTTCAAACATGGGCTCACCATCACCTTCTATTTCGGGAGCTGGAAGTGCCGGTGCCAAATGGTTTTCCCAAAAACCACCTGTGCGACCAACCTTCTCCCCCCCCACTTACTCGCCCTCTCCTATGAGGCCAAtggatgctgctgctgctgctgctgctcgcAAGAAAAAGCAGAAGCTCCCTGAGAAACAGTTACAAGAAAGAGTTGCGACCATTTTACCTGAATCGGCTCTTTACACTCAACTCTTGGAGTTTGAGTCTCGCGTGGATGCTGCTTTGACAAGGAAGAAAATTGATATCCAAGAGGCTCTCAAGACCCCTCCCTGTATTCAGAAAATGCTCCGTATTTATGTGTTTAACACTTATGCCAATCAGATTCGCACAATTCCAAAGAAGCCAAATGCGGAGTCACCTACGTGGACCCTCAAAATAGTAGGAAGGATTGTGGAGGAGGGAATGGATCCTGAACAAGCTGCCCTCATGCAACCAAGCCCTGTGACTCCAAAGTTCTcttcattttttaaaagagtTACTATTACATTAGACCAGAAACTATATCCTGacaatcatttaatcatatGGGACAGCGCTAGATCACCTGCTCCTCATGAAGGCTTCGAAGTCAAAAGAAAAGGGGACCAAGAATTTACTGCGAGCATACGGCTAGAGATAAATTATGTGCCTGAGAAGTATAAGCTAGCACCAGCACTTGTTGATGTCTTAGGTATTGAGGTTGATACCCGCGCAAGAATAATGGCTGCAGTCTGGCACTATGTTAAGGCTAGAAAATTGCAGTGCCCAGATGACCCATCTTCTTTCAATTGTGATCCACCCCTTCAGAAAGTATTTGGCGAAACCAGGACCAAGTTCACTACGGTTGCGCAAAGAATTACACAGCACCTTTTTCCTCCACAGCCCATACATTTAGAGCACAGAATAAAACTGTCAGGAAATACTCCTGTTGGGACTGCATGTTATGATGTGCTAGTTGATGTACCCTTCCCAATTCAGAGAGAATTGCATGCTTTATTAGCCAATACCGAAAAAACCAAAGAGATTGATGGCTGTGATGAAGCAATTTGTGCTGCTATAAGAAAGATCCATGAGCACCGGCGAAGACGAGCATTTTTTCTTGGATTTAGCCAGTCTCCAATTGAGTTTATCAATATACTTATTGATTCTCAAAGCAGGGATCTTAAGCTTGTTACTGGTGAAGCAAGTCGCAATGCAGAAAAAGAGCGTGGATCAGATTTCTACAGCCAACCTTG GGTTGAAGATGCTGTCATTCGGTACTTGAACCGAAAGCCACCAGCAGACGTCCCCGCAAGCACTTGA